A portion of the Bacteroidales bacterium genome contains these proteins:
- a CDS encoding RagB/SusD family nutrient uptake outer membrane protein: MKKALLYSMLLPGFLYLASCDLDVIPSAALTGDQIKNTSDGLVSLVNGCYAQFKDFPDEGSTNNWYLRQYFQLSDFASDDIVCGYKTEDDLINSFRFKDRISEKSNINSFWEVSYKIIYGANVAIKMADEKGSDVLTDHLKGESYFLRAYATHSLVRVFARPYSEANAGLPGVILRESSSDGAPKARATLAETYDYIISSLKTAAALMSAETPEARNTRGYATKYTAWAMLSRVYLYKGDYENSIAYADSVINSGNYSLETAESFPGYFAGAKSSPETIWCIPFTVTDDKKEASVASMIYNGEACWGEEGASPSLLKDMGYGTELMDVDQRWSYIETQEPGLKNGVVLYYISKFSGQEGLSTLSSPVMLRLAEVYLNRAEAYAKTGNLDAALADVNEIRTNRMLVPEGGDLNDYLAVATNNNITDVVLKERRIELAFEGQRIFDLLRNGKDIVRNYWGFHLDSYNGIPTGSEPGLASGGVVIHAADASTVYPIPSSELSTNKLAVPNN, encoded by the coding sequence ATGAAAAAGGCACTATTATATAGTATGCTCCTGCCTGGTTTCCTATACCTGGCAAGCTGCGATCTGGATGTGATTCCCAGTGCTGCACTCACTGGTGACCAGATCAAAAACACATCTGACGGACTGGTAAGCCTGGTGAACGGGTGCTACGCCCAGTTCAAGGATTTCCCCGATGAAGGTAGCACAAACAACTGGTACCTGCGTCAGTATTTCCAGCTGAGCGATTTCGCAAGCGACGACATTGTATGCGGTTACAAAACCGAGGACGACCTGATCAACAGTTTCAGGTTTAAAGACCGGATATCGGAGAAATCAAACATAAACAGCTTCTGGGAAGTATCTTATAAAATTATCTATGGCGCCAATGTCGCCATTAAGATGGCAGACGAAAAAGGAAGTGATGTACTTACCGACCACCTGAAGGGTGAAAGTTACTTCCTGAGGGCTTATGCCACCCACAGCCTTGTGCGTGTTTTTGCAAGGCCCTATTCTGAGGCCAACGCCGGTTTACCTGGCGTTATTCTGCGTGAATCATCATCTGACGGTGCTCCCAAGGCAAGAGCCACTCTGGCCGAAACATATGATTACATCATTTCGAGCCTTAAGACAGCTGCCGCCCTGATGAGTGCTGAAACTCCCGAAGCGAGGAACACAAGGGGCTACGCGACAAAATATACCGCATGGGCTATGCTTTCAAGAGTCTACCTGTATAAGGGCGATTATGAAAACTCAATAGCTTATGCCGATTCTGTAATTAATTCGGGTAATTATTCCCTTGAAACGGCTGAATCTTTCCCCGGCTATTTTGCCGGTGCAAAATCATCACCCGAAACCATCTGGTGCATTCCCTTCACTGTAACCGACGACAAGAAAGAAGCTTCCGTTGCATCCATGATTTACAATGGTGAAGCCTGCTGGGGTGAAGAAGGAGCTTCCCCGTCATTACTGAAAGATATGGGATACGGCACAGAACTCATGGATGTGGATCAGCGCTGGTCGTATATTGAAACACAGGAACCGGGATTGAAAAACGGCGTTGTTCTGTATTACATCAGCAAGTTCTCGGGGCAGGAAGGTCTGTCAACCCTGAGTTCGCCTGTCATGCTGCGTCTTGCCGAAGTATACCTAAACAGGGCAGAAGCTTATGCCAAAACAGGGAACCTGGACGCTGCCCTTGCCGACGTGAACGAAATAAGAACGAACAGGATGCTTGTTCCGGAAGGCGGCGACCTGAACGATTACCTGGCGGTTGCCACAAACAACAACATTACTGATGTGGTGCTTAAGGAAAGAAGGATCGAACTTGCCTTTGAAGGCCAGAGGATATTTGACCTCCTGAGAAACGGAAAAGACATTGTCAGAAATTACTGGGGCTTCCATCTCGACAGTTATAACGGAATACCCACAGGCAGTGAACCCGGTTTAGCTTCAGGCGGTGTAGTTATCCATGCTGCCGACGCCTCTACGGTATACCCCATCCCGTCAAGTGAGCTCAGTACAAACAAACTGGCTGTTCCCAACAATTAA
- a CDS encoding SusC/RagA family TonB-linked outer membrane protein, producing the protein MKMFSDHLRKIWLILSLILTGFTCTYGQIAVKGQVLSSEDDQALPGVNILLKGTNQGVISDVDGNFSINVPDESSVLVFSYIGYNTEEVTVGTQRTITMSMVPNITSLETVVVMGYSSKKRNEITSAVTTVSSDKLMDVTANDIGSMLQGKVPGIQVTQGTGTPGAAPDVRIRGISSFNAPQGPLYVVDGIIGGNFDPNDVETITVMKDAGATALYGSQANGGVIVVTTKKATSQKPQFEFKAVTGMRVADHGHVKMMDSKTLYNYHREYFRDPNLYVIDDRKFLAARPDSVLKTNTNWLDEAFNPALVQNYFLSSAGKAGKLDYYLGASYYDEDGTFINSGYKRVNVRANTTYNFSDKVTLSNNINLSGSKTRGADYMNIYYSYTSMPWDNPYDANGKIRSFKNATGIWSKDKINPLQAARNSELTNMGFNLDYDLDLNIKLTNWLTFSTTNRISAGSYLDKQYYSALADNLAYYGTGYVNSQSDMSFGGITTNLLKFNFLGTIHSLTGLVGFEAQGDNTDYIRGSGTGIPDGLKVPTVAAGQYEIEGAPDKSFMQSLISQVNYIYNNKYFLTGSLRVDQSSSFTAKNRTAIFPSFSAAWNINKESFMEGVDFIDNLRLKASWGKTGMKDIGPYMYLEQFSYATQYDGETAAVPYRRANPDLTWEQTDQYNAGIEIGLFNRITFELNVYNNITNDLLVYRDLPPSGGFRKQWQNIGKTHNKGVEIGISSTNVKTQNFTWTTDFSMGYNKNSLSGFGSDTIYNANAYGIMQIYHDGGSLYSWYAKEYYGIDPENGSMLWVGKDGNPTHDYQAARNIEYGSPIPKLQGGFGTEMKYKNLSLRANFSFLTGNKIYNYFRRYVDHDLQDAGFNVMMPRDDWKIWQKPGDNANHPLPQNASNSYDPSTRYIEDGNYLKVRNITLTYNLPTALVSKMKLTGLSVSIGADNLYTFTRFWGQDPEVSIASSTGNLPGYAEFKYPNNKQYVLGIQVRF; encoded by the coding sequence ATGAAAATGTTTTCTGACCATTTAAGAAAGATCTGGCTGATTTTAAGCCTGATTCTTACAGGTTTTACCTGCACTTACGGGCAGATTGCCGTTAAGGGACAGGTACTGTCTTCTGAGGACGACCAGGCGTTGCCAGGGGTTAATATCCTTTTAAAAGGAACAAACCAGGGAGTAATTTCCGATGTGGACGGCAATTTTTCGATCAACGTCCCGGACGAATCCAGTGTGCTGGTCTTTAGCTATATCGGATACAACACTGAAGAAGTAACCGTTGGTACCCAGCGGACTATTACAATGAGTATGGTACCCAATATTACATCCCTTGAAACTGTGGTTGTGATGGGCTATAGTTCAAAGAAAAGAAATGAAATAACAAGTGCCGTAACCACAGTGTCATCGGATAAACTGATGGATGTTACCGCAAATGACATAGGATCGATGTTACAGGGGAAAGTCCCGGGCATCCAGGTCACTCAGGGTACCGGAACTCCCGGAGCTGCACCCGATGTTCGGATCAGGGGTATTTCATCCTTTAATGCCCCACAAGGTCCACTTTATGTGGTCGACGGAATCATCGGTGGTAATTTCGACCCGAACGATGTGGAAACCATCACCGTTATGAAAGATGCAGGTGCAACTGCATTGTACGGTTCACAGGCAAACGGAGGGGTTATCGTAGTTACAACCAAAAAAGCCACATCGCAAAAACCACAATTTGAATTCAAAGCGGTTACCGGCATGCGCGTTGCAGACCATGGCCATGTAAAAATGATGGATAGCAAAACGTTATACAATTACCACAGGGAGTATTTCAGGGATCCAAACCTTTATGTAATTGATGACAGAAAATTCCTTGCAGCCAGGCCGGATTCGGTGTTAAAAACAAATACCAACTGGCTTGATGAAGCCTTTAATCCTGCCCTCGTTCAGAACTACTTTCTGTCTTCGGCCGGCAAAGCAGGTAAGCTGGATTATTATTTAGGAGCAAGCTATTACGATGAAGACGGAACATTTATCAATTCAGGCTATAAACGGGTAAATGTAAGAGCAAATACTACTTATAATTTCTCTGACAAGGTAACCCTTTCAAATAACATAAACCTCAGCGGATCGAAAACACGTGGTGCCGATTATATGAATATTTATTATTCATACACCAGTATGCCGTGGGACAATCCCTATGATGCCAATGGAAAAATAAGGAGCTTTAAAAATGCAACAGGAATCTGGTCGAAAGATAAGATCAATCCCCTGCAGGCAGCCAGGAATTCAGAACTCACCAACATGGGATTCAACCTGGATTATGATCTTGACTTGAATATCAAACTTACCAACTGGCTGACTTTCTCGACAACAAACCGCATCAGTGCCGGTTCCTACCTCGACAAACAGTATTATTCGGCACTTGCCGATAACCTGGCCTATTACGGTACTGGGTATGTAAATTCACAGAGTGATATGAGTTTTGGAGGGATAACAACCAACCTGTTAAAATTCAATTTCCTGGGAACCATACATTCACTTACAGGACTTGTTGGTTTTGAAGCTCAGGGCGATAACACTGATTATATTAGAGGTTCGGGTACCGGAATTCCTGACGGCTTAAAAGTCCCTACTGTTGCAGCGGGTCAATATGAAATAGAAGGTGCACCTGACAAATCGTTCATGCAATCGCTAATTTCCCAGGTTAATTACATTTACAACAATAAATACTTCCTTACTGGTTCACTGCGTGTTGACCAGTCGTCATCGTTTACGGCTAAAAACCGGACGGCTATATTCCCCAGTTTCTCGGCCGCCTGGAATATCAACAAGGAATCCTTTATGGAAGGCGTTGACTTTATTGACAACCTGAGATTAAAGGCAAGCTGGGGAAAAACAGGGATGAAGGATATCGGTCCTTACATGTATCTTGAACAGTTCAGTTATGCCACCCAGTATGACGGCGAAACGGCAGCAGTGCCATACCGGAGGGCCAACCCTGATCTGACCTGGGAACAGACCGACCAGTACAATGCGGGAATTGAAATCGGCCTTTTCAACCGGATCACCTTTGAACTGAATGTATACAACAACATTACAAACGACCTGCTGGTTTACCGTGACCTGCCCCCTTCGGGAGGTTTCAGAAAACAGTGGCAGAACATTGGAAAAACCCATAATAAAGGAGTCGAAATCGGAATTAGTTCAACCAATGTGAAAACACAGAATTTCACATGGACAACCGACTTTTCAATGGGCTATAACAAGAACAGCCTGTCGGGGTTTGGCAGCGATACCATTTATAATGCCAATGCCTACGGTATTATGCAAATATATCACGACGGAGGTTCGCTCTACTCATGGTATGCCAAGGAATATTACGGTATCGACCCTGAAAATGGATCCATGCTTTGGGTAGGAAAAGACGGCAATCCCACACACGATTACCAGGCAGCCCGGAATATTGAATACGGAAGCCCTATTCCGAAACTCCAGGGCGGTTTTGGTACCGAAATGAAATATAAAAACCTCTCACTCCGGGCAAATTTCTCTTTCCTAACCGGAAACAAAATTTACAACTACTTCAGAAGATATGTGGATCATGATTTGCAGGACGCAGGCTTCAACGTAATGATGCCTCGTGACGACTGGAAGATCTGGCAAAAGCCGGGCGACAATGCCAATCATCCGCTGCCTCAGAATGCCAGCAATTCATACGATCCTTCCACCCGGTATATTGAGGATGGAAACTACCTGAAGGTTCGCAATATTACACTCACTTACAACCTTCCGACCGCACTGGTATCAAAAATGAAGCTAACCGGATTGTCAGTTTCAATTGGTGCTGACAACCTCTATACCTTTACAAGGTTTTGGGGACAGGATCCCGAAGTATCTATAGCTTCATCTACCGGAAATTTGCCCGGTTACGCAGAATTTAAATATCCCAACAACAAGCAATATGTACTTGGCATACAAGTAAGATTCTAA
- a CDS encoding EamA family transporter, whose translation MKANRLWLTYALVTTLFWGVWGAFIEIPEKAGFPATLGYMVWALTMIPCALFALYKINWKPEKDLRSVILGSATGFLGAGGQLLLFQALRSGPAYIVFPIISLYPVLTIALSIIFLKERTRFKQWTGIVLALVAMFFLSNPQNNPVQSTGMGWLALSILVFVMWAIQAYVMKFANNTMRAESIYFYMAITSLILAPLALFMTDFSVAINWGFKGPWLAAMIQILNAIGALTLVYALRYGKAIIVVPMTGLAPVITIILSLIIYGVVPGGVLLSGLVLASIAMFLLAE comes from the coding sequence ATGAAAGCAAACCGACTTTGGCTCACTTATGCTCTTGTCACCACTTTATTCTGGGGTGTATGGGGTGCATTTATCGAAATACCTGAAAAGGCCGGATTCCCTGCCACTCTCGGCTATATGGTATGGGCCCTGACGATGATCCCTTGTGCCCTGTTTGCATTGTATAAAATAAACTGGAAACCTGAGAAGGACCTCCGATCGGTTATTCTTGGTTCCGCTACGGGGTTCCTCGGTGCGGGTGGTCAGCTCCTGCTCTTCCAGGCCTTACGTTCGGGTCCCGCTTACATAGTCTTTCCGATTATTTCACTTTACCCTGTTTTAACGATTGCCTTATCCATTATTTTCTTAAAAGAAAGAACCCGTTTTAAACAATGGACAGGAATTGTACTTGCCCTTGTAGCCATGTTCTTTTTGTCGAATCCCCAGAATAACCCGGTGCAGTCAACAGGAATGGGTTGGCTTGCACTATCGATACTTGTTTTCGTAATGTGGGCCATACAGGCGTATGTGATGAAATTCGCCAATAACACCATGCGGGCTGAAAGCATCTATTTTTACATGGCGATCACATCGTTAATCCTGGCACCTTTGGCTTTATTCATGACCGATTTTTCAGTGGCTATAAACTGGGGTTTTAAAGGACCGTGGCTTGCCGCCATGATTCAGATCCTGAATGCCATTGGCGCCCTGACCCTGGTGTATGCCCTCAGGTACGGCAAGGCAATCATTGTGGTGCCGATGACCGGACTTGCCCCTGTAATCACAATCATCCTTTCTCTTATTATATATGGTGTGGTTCCCGGCGGTGTTTTGCTCTCAGGCCTTGTTCTAGCCTCCATAGCCATGTTTTTGCTGGCGGAATAA
- a CDS encoding tetratricopeptide repeat protein → MNYQELNSRYLQVFDYISKSRIKDALDALGFLCNNSRNRDFREQLDNHSETYLNMLKYAFELNDDPEKEKVYNRLVKAIISLADDVKEDIIRSNKLLSYYKLKLNPDSLSENLVADISRMVEELSLQFETNTDNVDLSELYKSKEYKENIRTLFRIIWHSDKLKDTEIKLLSDISAPNTIAWYDKCVVVSAITLSLIRHFDSAKIDLLFRFYEAGEKQIWQRALVGLVLGLAFYNRRISYYPEILQRLKALQGMNRVNKSIEIIVQQFIKARETEKITRKIQQEILPEMIRIKSKLEEKLDLENMLSSINPEDKNPEWEGFFKESPDVYNKLEEFTNLQMEGADVFLGAFAMLKHFDFFNEMNNWFVPFYKENEYIAEAFEGVSEGVNLKMFGEGIEKSNFLCNSDKYSFCLNIRQMPAFQKSTVMELFNMELKAMNEMAVDDEMINADSATRIIITQYFHDLYRFYKLYPLRTEFDDVFKLPVPIYETEFFRNWIDDSRILRNIGEFFFEKNYFRDALGIFRQIVESTNNYELFEKIGYCYEQTGDFDKALEYYHKAELLDKNKLWLINRIAWCYKKKGEFELAIGYYLEAEKLEPDNLQVQAYLGHVYMETGDYEKALKYYFKVEYLQPDNFKVYRPISWCSFMLGKFDNAAKYLEKPLLHGTSKNDYLNLGHIYWCKNERQKAIENYRQSLIVSGMDIDWFSKAFPEDSKYLGQFGIEQIDIPMMIDYIRLSVTG, encoded by the coding sequence ATGAATTATCAGGAACTTAATTCGAGATACCTCCAGGTTTTTGACTATATATCAAAAAGCCGGATCAAAGACGCACTGGATGCCCTTGGTTTTTTATGCAATAACAGCAGGAACCGCGATTTCAGGGAACAGCTTGACAACCATTCGGAAACTTACCTGAATATGCTGAAATATGCGTTCGAGCTGAATGATGATCCTGAGAAAGAAAAGGTATACAACCGGCTTGTCAAAGCTATCATTTCACTTGCGGATGATGTTAAGGAAGATATCATCCGTTCAAATAAGCTGCTCAGCTACTATAAGCTTAAGCTGAACCCTGACAGCCTGTCGGAAAACCTGGTAGCAGATATTTCCAGGATGGTTGAAGAGTTGTCGCTGCAATTCGAGACAAACACTGATAACGTCGATCTTTCAGAACTGTATAAATCTAAAGAATATAAAGAAAACATACGAACCCTTTTCAGAATAATCTGGCATTCCGACAAATTAAAGGATACAGAAATCAAGTTATTGTCGGATATCAGCGCCCCGAATACAATTGCCTGGTATGACAAATGTGTGGTTGTTAGTGCCATTACCTTGTCATTAATCCGCCATTTTGACAGTGCTAAAATCGATTTGCTTTTCAGGTTTTATGAAGCAGGTGAGAAACAGATCTGGCAGCGAGCCCTTGTAGGTCTTGTTTTAGGACTGGCTTTTTACAACCGGCGCATCAGTTACTATCCCGAAATCCTCCAGCGGCTGAAAGCCCTCCAGGGAATGAACCGGGTGAATAAAAGCATTGAAATCATAGTTCAGCAGTTCATCAAAGCCAGGGAAACCGAGAAAATCACCCGCAAGATCCAGCAGGAGATACTTCCTGAAATGATCAGGATCAAATCGAAACTTGAAGAAAAGCTTGATCTTGAAAATATGCTCTCCTCAATAAATCCCGAAGATAAAAATCCCGAATGGGAAGGATTTTTTAAGGAATCGCCTGATGTTTACAATAAGCTTGAGGAATTCACAAACCTGCAAATGGAGGGAGCCGATGTATTCCTTGGGGCCTTTGCCATGCTCAAGCATTTTGATTTCTTCAATGAAATGAACAACTGGTTTGTTCCTTTCTATAAAGAAAATGAATATATAGCCGAAGCTTTTGAAGGAGTGAGCGAAGGCGTGAACCTTAAGATGTTCGGAGAGGGCATAGAAAAGAGCAACTTCCTCTGCAATTCAGATAAATATTCGTTCTGTCTGAACATCCGCCAGATGCCGGCCTTTCAGAAATCAACGGTTATGGAACTGTTTAACATGGAACTGAAGGCGATGAATGAAATGGCCGTGGATGACGAGATGATCAATGCGGATTCTGCCACGCGTATTATCATTACACAGTATTTTCATGACCTTTACAGGTTCTATAAATTGTACCCCCTGCGCACTGAATTCGATGATGTCTTTAAACTTCCCGTACCGATTTATGAAACCGAATTCTTCAGGAACTGGATTGATGACAGTCGTATTCTGAGAAATATAGGCGAATTCTTTTTTGAGAAGAACTATTTCAGAGATGCACTGGGCATTTTCAGGCAGATAGTTGAATCGACTAACAACTATGAACTCTTTGAAAAAATCGGATATTGCTATGAGCAAACCGGTGATTTTGATAAAGCGCTTGAATACTATCATAAGGCCGAGCTGCTTGACAAAAACAAACTTTGGCTGATCAACAGGATAGCCTGGTGTTATAAGAAGAAAGGTGAGTTTGAACTGGCAATCGGATATTACCTTGAAGCTGAAAAACTTGAACCCGACAACCTTCAGGTGCAGGCCTACCTTGGTCATGTTTACATGGAAACCGGTGATTATGAAAAGGCCCTGAAGTATTATTTTAAAGTGGAATATCTTCAGCCTGATAATTTTAAGGTGTACAGGCCAATTTCATGGTGTTCATTTATGCTCGGGAAATTTGACAATGCGGCAAAGTACCTCGAAAAACCGCTCCTGCACGGCACAAGCAAGAATGATTACCTTAATCTCGGGCATATATACTGGTGTAAAAATGAAAGACAGAAGGCAATAGAAAACTACAGACAAAGCCTTATTGTTTCAGGCATGGATATCGACTGGTTTTCAAAAGCGTTTCCCGAGGACAGCAAGTATCTTGGACAGTTTGGCATAGAGCAGATTGATATACCCATGATGATTGATTATATCCGTTTATCGGTTACCGGATAA
- a CDS encoding TonB-dependent receptor, which produces MSKKFVPLLLLYLSGLLIPASLFCQSDEVVRISANFNRVPTVTVLNYLEEKGGVKFFYKEEWFVKDSVTVRFSNHTVSEAIDLMFSRKPYTYRVVNGNKIVLLPRAQVALLAGQMPNFSNNGSDEDFSIVGNVAEIGKHKTAAVTGKVTDGKSGEPVIGATIQIQNLQQGVVTNTQGDYKLLIAPGLYTLIVSSVGYETSQFNIKVISNGEFKMELFDKSVRFDDIVIYGQRLDKNVSGHQMSMVELNLREIGQLPSVAGGRDILKGLTIMPGVKSIGEFSSGINVRGGGEDQNLYLVNSAPLFYTAHVFGLVSVINPDAVDKLTLYKGHIPASYGERVSSVIDIKTADTPPKKFTAKGGVGIYDSRLMFTVPVVKDKVFFDIGARASYSGWLLDMMKDYDLKNSKAGFYDVNSSVHLNLGKSHISVSGYYGYDEFRFSSYVKYQYQNKLASLNWKYLHNSNLASYLTLAYSDYNVDKDAINTATTKSRLNSQIQYRSFKYRIQYGGFQKHNIEAGISFNRYDIAPGKFGPLDSISLVHSASLDKEQGYEGAVFFDDEFSLNNRILINIGLRYSGYAAMGPGHVAQYLPNMPIDTVNISGYADYANKDMIKFYSGLEPRISMRLKLNDESSLKMSYNRNVQYLALISYSSVSTPSDIWKMAGAHIKPLIADQFALGFYRNMLNNTIETSIEVYYKGLKNVIDYMDGASLEMNNHIETELTEAKGRNYGFEIMVKKNTGQVDGWISYTYSRSLRKTFSSFSNKKINNNEYYPSSYDRPHDFSMIANFHLNKRIIFSGNFSYSTGRPITLPESFYDLGNDQVALYSEKNKYRIPPYHRLDLTMTMNESLRLHKKWKGYWSFSILNVYGRKNPYTIYYKQQEPNASNNYERFNLYKLYLIGRPVPTLAYTFIF; this is translated from the coding sequence ATGTCTAAAAAATTTGTTCCTCTTTTATTATTATACCTTTCCGGTTTACTGATTCCGGCATCCCTTTTCTGCCAATCTGATGAAGTGGTTCGGATCTCGGCAAATTTTAACCGCGTCCCGACAGTTACAGTCCTGAACTACCTTGAAGAAAAAGGCGGGGTTAAGTTCTTCTATAAAGAAGAATGGTTTGTAAAGGATTCAGTGACCGTACGTTTTTCAAACCATACAGTGAGTGAAGCGATTGATCTGATGTTCAGTCGCAAACCGTATACGTATCGGGTTGTTAACGGTAACAAGATCGTATTGCTTCCCAGGGCACAGGTTGCCTTGCTGGCCGGACAGATGCCGAATTTCAGCAATAACGGTTCCGATGAGGATTTCAGCATCGTAGGCAACGTGGCCGAAATAGGAAAGCACAAAACGGCTGCTGTGACGGGTAAGGTAACTGACGGTAAAAGCGGGGAACCCGTGATTGGCGCCACCATACAAATTCAGAACCTGCAACAGGGTGTGGTAACAAATACACAGGGTGATTACAAACTTCTGATAGCCCCCGGGCTTTATACTCTGATTGTTTCAAGTGTAGGATATGAAACATCACAGTTCAACATAAAGGTAATCAGCAACGGTGAATTCAAAATGGAGCTGTTTGATAAATCAGTGCGTTTTGATGATATCGTCATTTATGGACAGCGGCTCGATAAAAATGTATCCGGTCACCAGATGAGCATGGTAGAATTGAATTTGCGTGAAATCGGGCAGCTTCCTTCGGTTGCCGGTGGAAGAGATATTCTTAAGGGCCTTACCATCATGCCCGGTGTAAAATCGATAGGAGAATTCAGTTCTGGAATTAATGTAAGGGGTGGAGGTGAAGATCAGAACCTGTACCTGGTGAATTCAGCACCACTGTTTTATACAGCCCATGTCTTCGGCCTGGTTTCTGTCATCAATCCCGATGCGGTGGATAAACTAACACTTTATAAAGGTCATATCCCGGCCAGTTATGGGGAGCGGGTGTCGTCGGTAATCGACATAAAAACAGCTGATACGCCGCCTAAAAAATTCACAGCAAAAGGAGGAGTCGGAATTTATGACAGCCGGCTTATGTTTACGGTTCCTGTAGTAAAGGATAAGGTGTTTTTTGATATTGGTGCCCGGGCCAGTTACTCAGGCTGGCTTCTGGATATGATGAAAGATTATGATCTGAAAAACAGCAAAGCCGGTTTTTATGATGTGAACAGTTCGGTTCATCTGAATCTCGGGAAAAGCCATATCTCTGTTTCAGGTTACTATGGTTATGATGAATTCAGGTTCTCGTCCTATGTAAAATATCAATACCAGAACAAACTGGCATCGCTTAACTGGAAATACCTGCATAATTCAAATCTTGCTTCCTATCTGACCCTGGCTTACAGTGATTATAATGTTGACAAGGACGCAATCAATACAGCTACTACGAAAAGCCGACTGAATTCGCAGATTCAGTACAGGAGCTTTAAATACCGGATTCAATATGGCGGATTTCAGAAACACAATATTGAGGCAGGAATAAGTTTTAACCGGTATGATATAGCCCCCGGAAAGTTCGGACCCCTGGACAGCATATCTCTTGTTCATTCTGCTTCACTTGATAAAGAACAAGGATATGAAGGAGCCGTTTTCTTTGATGATGAATTCAGCCTGAATAACCGGATCCTGATCAATATTGGCTTGCGGTATTCCGGTTATGCTGCTATGGGACCGGGACACGTGGCACAATATTTACCCAACATGCCGATCGACACAGTCAACATAAGCGGTTATGCGGATTACGCGAATAAGGATATGATCAAATTTTACAGTGGACTGGAACCGAGAATTTCAATGAGATTAAAACTGAATGACGAAAGTTCACTGAAGATGAGCTACAACAGAAATGTCCAGTATCTTGCATTAATATCCTATTCCTCAGTTTCAACTCCGAGCGATATATGGAAAATGGCCGGAGCCCATATCAAGCCTCTTATAGCTGACCAGTTTGCCCTTGGTTTTTACAGGAATATGTTGAATAATACCATTGAGACTTCAATTGAAGTGTATTATAAAGGGCTCAAAAATGTGATTGACTACATGGACGGCGCCTCACTTGAAATGAACAATCATATTGAGACGGAATTAACCGAGGCAAAGGGCAGGAACTATGGTTTCGAAATTATGGTGAAGAAAAATACAGGCCAGGTAGATGGTTGGATCAGTTACACGTATTCCCGCTCATTGAGGAAAACGTTCTCCTCTTTCAGCAATAAGAAAATAAATAATAATGAATATTATCCTTCCTCTTATGACCGGCCGCACGATTTCAGTATGATTGCCAATTTTCATCTGAACAAGAGAATTATCTTCAGCGGAAACTTCTCTTACTCAACAGGCAGGCCGATCACTCTTCCCGAAAGCTTTTATGACCTCGGCAATGATCAGGTAGCCTTGTATTCTGAAAAGAACAAGTACCGCATTCCTCCTTATCACAGGCTTGACCTGACCATGACAATGAATGAAAGCCTGAGGCTGCATAAAAAATGGAAAGGATACTGGAGTTTTTCAATTCTGAATGTTTACGGCAGGAAAAACCCCTATACAATATATTATAAACAACAGGAACCTAATGCTTCTAACAACTACGAGCGTTTTAATTTATATAAGCTTTACCTTATCGGCAGACCGGTTCCTACGCTTGCTTACACCTTTATTTTTTAG